A window of Oncorhynchus nerka isolate Pitt River linkage group LG4, Oner_Uvic_2.0, whole genome shotgun sequence contains these coding sequences:
- the LOC115122119 gene encoding phosphoglycerate mutase 2-like produces MTTAHKLVIVRHGESEWNQYNKFCGWFDAELSEKGLEEAKRGAKAIKEAGMKFDICHTSVLKRAVKTLWTILEGTDQMWLPVYRTWRLNERHYGGLTGLNKAETAEKHGEEQVKIWRRSFDTPPPPMEHNHAYHKVISESRRYKGLKPGELPTCESLKDTIARALPYWNDVIAPEIKAGKNVIIAAHGNSLRGIVKHLEGMSDAAIMELNLPTGIPIVYELDVNLKPVKPMAFLGDAETVKKAMEAVAAQGKAKK; encoded by the exons ATGACTACCGCCCATAAGTTGGTGATCGTCCGTCATGGCGAGAGTGAGTGGAACCAGTACAACAAATTCTGTGGATGGTTTGATGCTGAGCTCAGCGAGAAGGGCCTGGAGGAGGCCAAGAGAGGTGCTAAGGCCATCAAGGAGGCTGGCATGAAGTTTGACATCTGCCACACCTCCGTGCTGAAGCGGGCCGTCAAGACCCTGTGGACCATCCTGGAAGGCACAGACCAGATGTGGCTGCCCGTGTACCGCACATGGCGTCTGAACGAGCGCCACTACGGCGGCCTGACAGGTCTTAACAAGGCAGAGACAGCCGAGAAGCATGGAGAGGAGCAGGTCAAGATCTGGCGTCGGTCCTTcgacaccccccctcccccaatgGAACACAACCACGCCTACCACAAGGTCATCAGTGAG TCAAGGCGCTACAAGGGCTTGAAGCCCGGTGAGCTGCCCACATGTGAGTCCCTGAAGGACACCATTGCCCGCGCCCTGCCCTACTGGAACGATGTCATCGCACCTGAGATCAAGGCCGGCAAGAACGTCATCATCGCTGCCCACGGCAACAGCCTCCGCGGAATTGTCAAGCACTTAGAGG gcaTGTCCGACGCTGCCATCATGGAGTTGAACCTGCCAACAGGTATACCCATCGTGTATGAGCTGGACGTGAATCTGAAGCCAGTCAAGCCCATGGCTTTCCTAGGAGATGCCGAGACCGTGAAGAAGGCCATGGAGGCTGTGGCTGCCCAGGGCAAGGCTAAGAAGTAA